Proteins encoded within one genomic window of Eurosta solidaginis isolate ZX-2024a chromosome 1, ASM4086904v1, whole genome shotgun sequence:
- the tobi gene encoding myogenesis-regulating glycosidase, with translation MYSKSVIFIWALLALCLNPLELISCQRVEQRFKFPNSDVYLRLLHSTKLQYQIMKGSKTVQTITLVNTATNNKLMQTDSGKFTLNTGDTTIEFELIPSEAGVVHVRVSRTVPYGSQPIDCVDLDIQNTHWYGGPEFKNHYWPVEKQTLTNFSYVTKEFENMGVAERYWFNTNGQFYYVDDQTPLFIEQNSFGYENKLCFSALSALPYNSRADKVNFVYNVGSAPNTKKAHMYAVKKFLKFPAEYPDERMVTHPIWSTWALYKRDINETIVREFGDAILRNGFNNSQLEIDDDWEDCYGALSYSKTKFPDMKKLTDELKVKGFRVTLWIHPFINKNCEPIYSEAFKKGYLVLDHNFTTDTQWWNSGPKEAAHVDFTKVEVRTWFSDRLKKLQEEGGIDSFKFDAGETSWMPDDPILQGDLSLSPTQMTRDYVRTVGAFGPMVEVRSGQNTQDLPIFVRVVDKDSEWGWNNGLLTLITTTIQMNLNGYPFVLPDMIGGNGYDDKPPSKELFLRWLQANVFMPSLQFSYVPWNFDAEAIEISKNFINMHADFAPEIIKRFKLATQTGEPVNLPLWWVDPEDKIAQGIYDQFLLGDDIIAAPVVQEGAVVRDIYLPKGEWKDGNTNIVHYGPKWLMAYSAPLDTLPYFERVSEKPTWW, from the exons GCTCCAAAACAGTTCAAACCATTACCTTAGTAAATACGGCCACTAATAATAAATTGATGCAAACGGATTCTGGAAAATTTACACTTAACACTGGAGATACAACAATTGAATTTGAATTGATACCCAGTGAAGCCGGTGTCGTACATGTACGTGTCTCGCGCACTGTTCCATATGGCAGTCAACCCATTGATTGCGTCGATTTAGATATACAGAATACACATTGGTATGGTGGGCCGGAATTTAAAAATCACTATTGGCCAGTGGAGAAGCAGACATTGACAAATTTCTCATATGTAACCAAAGAATTTGAAAATATGGGTGTGGCTGAACGGTATTGGTTTAATACCAACGGTCAATTTTATTATGTTGATGATCAAACTCCACTATTTATCGAGCAAAATTCATTTGGCtacgaaaataaattgtgttTTAGTGCGCTAAGTGCATTGCCATACAATTCACGAGCAGATAAAGTAAATTTTGTGTATAATGTTGGCTCTGCGCCAAATACGAAGAAAGCTCATATGTATGCTGTGAAGAAATTCTTGAAATTTCCAGCAGAATATCCAGATGAACGTATGGTAACACATCCCATTTGGTCCACGTGGGCACTATATAAGCGGGATATTAATGAGACGATTGTACGTGAATTCGGCGATGCAATTTTGCGCAATGGTTTCAACAATAGTCAGCTAGAAATTGATGATGATTGGGAAGATTGTTATGGCGCTTTATCATATAGTAAAACAAAATTCCCTGATATGAAAAAGTTAACTGATGAATTAAAAGTCAAAGGTTTCCGTGTAACATTGTGGATACATccatttatcaataaaaattgcgAGCCCATTTATAGCGAAGCTTTTAAAAAGGG GTATTTGGTTCTTGACCACAATTTCACTACAGATACCCAATGGTGGAACAGTGGTCCCAAGGAGGCTGCTCATGTTGACTTCACCAAAGTGGAGGTGCGCACTTGGTTCAGTGATCGATTGAAAAAATTGCAGGAAGAAGGCGGTATTGATAGCTTCAAATTCGATGCAGGTGAAACAAGTTGGATGCCAGACGATCCAATACTACAAGGTGATCTCAGTTTATCACCTACACAAATGACCCGTGACTATGTACGCACGGTAGGAGCTTTTGGTCCCATGGTCGAAGTACGTTCCGGCCAAAATACCCAAGACTTGCCCATTTTTGTACGCGTTGTTGACAAAGATTCTGAATGGGGTTGGAATAATGGTTTACTAACACTCATCACCACAACCATACAAATGAACTTAAATGGTTATCCATTTGTGTTGCCTGATATGATTGGTGGTAATGGTTATGATGACAAGCCGCCAAGCAAAGAACTATTTTTACGTTGGTTGCAAGCAAATGTTTTTATGCCTAGTCTGCAATTTTCCTATGTGCCCTGGAATTTCGATGCGGAAGCTATTGAGATCAGTAAAAATTTTATCAATATGCATGCTGATTTTGCGCCTGAAATTATAAAGCGTTTCAAACTTGCAACACAAACAGGTGAACCAGTAAATTTGCCACTCTGGTGGGTTGACCCCGAAGACAAAATTGCACAAGGCATTTATGATC AATTCCTACTTGGAGATGACATCATTGCTGCACCTGTCGTTCAAGAAGGTGCTGTTGTACGTGATATTTACTTGCCCAAAGGCGAATGGAAAGATGGCAATACAAATATAGTGCACTATGGCCCTAAATGGTTGATGGCCTATAGTGCTCCACTGGATACGCTGCCGTATTTCGAACGCGTATCAGAAAAACCAACTTGGTGGTAG